In the genome of Oscarella lobularis chromosome 1, ooOscLobu1.1, whole genome shotgun sequence, one region contains:
- the LOC136193468 gene encoding malignant T-cell-amplified sequence 1-like yields MFKKFQGKDDISAVNQVKSSVRKGIRANVLETFPGLGEDIDAILPKKEPLKLLKCKDHVEILSVNSELLFFRQRDGPYFPTLRLLHKYPKMLPHLQVDKGAIKFLLSGANIMCPGLTSPGAKMDEVDAGKVVAIMAEGKEHACAVGLTKLSTEDIQKVNKGIGVDNIHFLCDGLWLLNKLE; encoded by the exons ATGTTCAAAAA AtttcaaggaaaagacgatATCAGCGCTGTAAACCAAGTGAAGTCGTCCGTACGAAAAGGAATTCGAGCAAACGTCCTCGAAACATTTCCAGGCCTCGGCGAAGACATAGACGCAATCCTTCCCAAAAAGGAACCGCTCAAACTTCTCAAATG CAAAGACCACGTTGAAATACTTAGCGTCAATTCCgagctcctcttcttccgaCAGCGAGACGGTCCCTATTTTCCGACGCTAAGGCTCCTACACAAAT ATCCCAAGATGCTTCCCCATCTCCAAGTGGATAAGGGAGCTATCAAATTTCTTCTAAGCGGAGCTAATATCATGTGCCCCGGTCTGACGTCACCTGGCGCGAAAATGGACGAAGTGGACGCGGGCAAAGTAGTG gcaATTATGGCAGAAGGAAAGGAACACGCATGTGCTGTAGGATTAACCAAGCTGTCTACTGAGGACAT ACAAAAAGTGAACAAGGGAATTGGAGTGGATAACATTCATTTTCTATGCGACGGTCTTTGGCTTTTGAATAAGCTCGAATAA